GTCCACAAGATTGCAGGGTTTGCTCATGTCCTCCATCATGGAGCAAGGCCACAAGGACATATACAGCTGCACCCACGCTGGAAGAGGAGAATCATCCCAGATGAGTGTCCCGTCTCCCTGTGCCCTGTGAGAGAAAAGGGCTCTCCAAGAGAGGACAGGTCTGGGCTGCTCCTTCACCTACTACGCAAACCCAGGACACATTCAAAAGTACAGATAATAAATTAAGattgaaaaaaaagtcagcgtgtataatatatatatatataatataatataatgtgCGTGTGATTGTGAAGAATAGAAATGTCATCCCCAGGAGAGAGCAAGGCATGGCAGAAGCACATCCCTGTCTCTCTCTGAATCCCAGCACCACCCTGCTCCCGACTCACAGCAGAAACACATGCAGGGCCATGCAGGGGGCAGGGGTTGAGCCTGGCACCCAGCTTCCCTCTGCCAGTGGGGGCCTAGTGCCAAGGAGGAGCTGCCTGCTTGGTGGAGGAGTGGGGAAAGAGCCCAGCACTGGTCCCTTCATGGCCTTCACAAGGAAGGGttgctgcaggcaggaaaagggaaggaaagacaggaaaagcagagtggAATGGCAGGGACACCCCACCCCTCCTTAACTGGCCTGGGCCCTGCCCCTCCCGTGGCACAGGACCACCACTGCTGTACCAAGTAGAAAATAAAGCCATAATGAGTCTATGCTTTGGTATGTAACCATTCCCCTCCCCTCAGACCCCACTGTGTTCCCCCTCAACCATTATCTGCAAAAGTCATCAAATAAAATCTCTAGTGTGCCCTTATATCGCTCCTTGaaccttttcttccccagcaccTGCCTTGCCCCCATCTCCCCAGTAGGATTCAGGGAGGTGCCTTGCTTGAGCCCCGCCAGTTACAGCTTCTGCTCTCCCGACTGGATCCTGTCGAACGCTGCCTGGTCCAATGGCAAGTAGCAGCCTTGCCTGGAGTCCAGGAAGTACAACCTGTCCTTCACCACCGCAGGGTCAAAGCCCTGCTTCCGCAGCTCGGTCTTCTGGAACTTGTAAGtgcctggagcagggaaagaagaaggaatgAGGGGTCACCAGCTGCACATGCTCCCATCCCCACCGCCCCCATGCACCCCACACCTCCAAACCATGAGAGGAACTGGCTAGGGGCTCTGGGGGGCAGAGGAGCTCCATCCCGACCCTACCACAGATCAGCCTCCGTAACCAGGTCTCGTGCCCCAGCTCCGTGCCCAGTGTGAGCATGCACACCATGGCTCACTTGTCTTGGAGACTTCGTGCAGGAACCGGAGGAAGACGGGCCGCGCATACAGTGGCAGTGCCTTTTTCAGTTCACTAGCAAAGCCTTCTAGGTCACAGGAGTTTTCTGGGTCGGCAATGGCTGCCATTCCTGCCTTCCCTTCAATCCCTAAGAGGCAGAGAAGAAGGGAGAGCACTCAGACACACTGTCCCTGCAGCATcatctccctctgccccacacCAGCAAGACCTCTAGCACAGACCCCACTTTGTACTGAAGCACTGGTGCATCCAGCTGTGTCACCAGTCTGTGGCTAAGGATACCAGCGACACCCTGCGGTCACGGTCATCTCCTCCCAGAGGAGGCACTTCTAGCCTGTCCAGAAAGGATGCAGGGTCCTTCCAAACCAGCCAGAATCAGAACAAGGctagagaaagggagggaacCCTCTGGTTCCCACTTGGCACATCCCCGGTGGCCTCTTCCCAGGTCACCCATGGGAAGCCTCGGTCCAGCCTCTTACAAAATGGCACGCTGATCCAGACGTGCATGTCAGACTCACATTCAAGAGCTGGAGGCCCACCTGCCTCCCCCGATTGTCTTCTCCCCTCTCAGCTACCTGGGATCTCCACGCCATAAACCACGACATCTGTCAGGTTGAGGATGCGGCTCAGCGTCCCCTCCACCTCTGTGGTGGAAACATTCTCCCCCTTCCAGCGGAATGTGTCCCCAGTGCGATCCCGGAAGTACATGTAGCCGTATTTGTCCATCACCAGGACATCTCCTACAGGAAAGTGAGGAATGGGCAAAAAATGAGGTGTCAGAGGGGCTAGGAGCAACCCTGGAACATCTCAGGGCAGTACCTCTAGCCTGGGACAGCCCCCACACCCACCCAGGTACCCTTCTCTGCTCTCAGCTGACAGAAGGGCCCTGCTTGACTCACCTGTGAGATAGGCAATATCCCCTTTTGTAAACACATCCTTGGCAATTTTTTTATTGGTAGCTGACTGGTTGAGGTAGCCGTCAAAGTGCTGCAAGGGGTTGCTCTTGACAATGCGGCccaccagctgccctggctccccTGCAGGGAGAAAAGAGGAGATGAAGGGGTGAAGCAACAACCTGCACCAAGCAAAAAGGGTGGGATTTAACTGAGCAGAGACTCAAACCTAGGTAAGTTATCTTCAAGTATCAGGAAAGACTTGCACAGGGCTGAGACTCATCCCTGTGATTGCCCTCACCTGGTTCACAGGGGATACAGACACCATCCGGCCCCCGGATCAGCTCCATGGTGTCTTCATCCACCCGCACCAAGCCAATGGGGTACACACCTGGTAGTATCCTGCTGTTGAAGCCGCACGACCCAACCTAGGACAGAAGGAGCTCAGAGCCGTAGGTAGCAGGGACACCTCTCCTGCCCCGAGCCTGCTGCCCACACACATCCAGGATACCAGAGCTGGCACCGCACAACAATAACCAAAACCCTTCCAGGCAGATAGCAACCCACGCCAAGCCTCTTGGAGCAAGAAACCAGGAGCAAACAGCCTGCCTGGGtttccagccctgcccaggCCAGCAGGCACCCTCTGGGACATGGGGAGAGTGGTGGGGCCTTACATTGTTGTCAAAGTTTCCCAGGCTGCAGTTGCATTCGGTGGCCCCGTAGAACTCAGCCACCTGGGCAATGCCAAAGCGGACCATGAACTCCCGCCAGATAGAGGCACGCAGCCCATTGCCCAGCGCCATGCGCACCCGGTGCTGCTGTTCTACCTCCTGGTACGGCTGGTTCAGCAGGTAGCGGCAGATCTCCCCGATGTACTGTACAATctgggagggatggagaggaAAGACTCACTAGGATCCCTCTGCCAGGTCCCGgggtgtttggggtttcttcAGGGCAGGTAGGAACAGCACAACACACCCAAAGTCCCCTAAAGAGGCCGTGGTAAAACCTAGGAGTCCTACTAGCTCATCTAGTGCCTGTCCCTCCCTGGTTAACCCACTGCTCCAGTCTGTGAAATCTGAGACCTCCTGGCTAATGCTGAAGCATGGGAAGGGTTTGGACACATGGAGTTACCACTGCAGGTGGGAAGGACACGGCCCCACCACCTTGGAAGGTGGTTTGGGATGGGCAGGCAGAACCAGGCCAGGCCTCCCACCTCTTCCagcagctgtgctctccccagCATGGCACAGATCCCCAGCCTCCACTCCCTGGTCCCGGATGGCCCCTTGCCTCACAGCCTTACCGTGCAGTTGTATTTCACGCAGTCCTCCCAAAAGTGCGAAGCCGAGAACTTCTTGCGGATGACAATCGTCATGCCCTGCAGCAGGCATTGCCCAACCCCCACGATGTtccctgcagagaagcagccaGGGGAGCCCTCAGTCCCCAGACacctccagcccagcctgctCAGGGAGAAGCCTGGCAGGGCAAGGTGAAGGCCATGCGCTGGCTCACCACAGATGGGTGTTCACCCAGCCAAAGCCCCCAGGACCACAGACACCAGGGAGGAGATGCATGGCAGCGAGATCTGGGGCAGCGCTTTGCACCTAATGTCCCAGCATGTCTCAGCCAGCCAGGTGGGCACCGCTTCCCCTTCCCCAACTTTCCACATGGAACAGCAGCAATAAGGTGCAGCTATTCCAAAGCCAGGCTACGAGCTGGAtaacacacccccccccccactctaAAGGTCAGCTAGATCGATTCTTGGCTCCcagggaaaaagcagaaagcctCAGTCAgacactgccagcagcagccagctcctgctTGACGTGGAGATCGCTGCTGCACCAGCCTCCAGCCTGAACCCTGGGCTTGGCTGAGGGGAAGAGACGGCCCTGGCACGCAGGGCTCCGTACAGCACGTTACCTGCAGCGTGGTAGAGAGGGAGGCAGTCATACATCACATCGTTGGGCCGCATGCGAAAACCGTAAAAAACTAAGCTGGACATGCGGAAGTACCTGGGGCGGGAGGGTGAAGGGACATGTCAGCAGAGGACAGGGCAGAGCTCAGCTCTGTCTGGTCCCAagtccctgcccacagccttaCCGGCAGTTTACCACAATCGCAGCCTTGGGCAGCCCCGTCGTGCCAGAGGTGTAGATGTAGAAGAGTTTATCTGGAGAGCAATGAGGAGGCAAGGTCACATACCCAATATAGGAGCTGGCTGAACTGGGAGAGGGGGACGAGTCAAATTTATACACTCTGCTTGTGCCAGTTGAGCCCAAACTTTGTTGCTGGGTTTACCCTGGGCAGATGAGGTCTGTTAGACACATGGAGGGCACAACAGGATACTGCTCCACACAGGGCCAGGCTTCAGACACCAGAGTGTTACACCTCCCAAACACCCCAGGCCCTGCTGCAGACATCTGCCGTTCGCATCCTGAGCAGACATTCTTGCCAGCGTTGTAACCAGCAGATCTACAAACACACCACCATGAGTTTGGCCCCCAAGAGCTGACCACATACCAAGAAAGCCCTTATCAGGCGGGGTTGGCTGGTGCCGCTGGGCCATCTGCAGGAGGGGATCCAGGTGTTTCGCACCAGGAAGCACAGACTCAGGGCTTCCTTCCCCGGACCAGAAGAGATGGATAGATTTCTCCAGGGAAGGTTGCACTTCCTGCATTGCTGAAAATGTAAAGaggagagatggagaaagactgCAGGGTGGTTACAGAACAGGgaccccctgccctcccagaCACTCTCAGGGAGACACTGCCCCAGGTAGCAGCATCCTCGCTGTGCCCAGCACAGTCCCCAAAGGGCTGACAACCATCCCAGGCAGATGTCACTCCAATGATTAACAGATGCTGGGACCACAGCCCAGTCCTCTTCAGGGACTAGAAGATCCTGTTCTCCACCTCTCCCCAGCCAAAACCTCTTTGGTGCCAAGAGGTCTGTGCTGACACGATCAACCTCAGAGGTGTGGGCTGAGACACCTGATGAGCTGGAGCTGTGGTGCTGCGGGGATGTGGCTAACAGCCATGGGGAGCAAAGGGAGGCTCATCCCGTGCAGCAGGGcaggcccagcccagcccagggctccaTGCAGGGCATGGACCCAAGAGGCACAAGGGAGGATCCTCACACCGAGGCTGGCCTGCCTGAGAGCCCGACAGTGCTGAACTCTGGATCGTGCCCAGCTCCAGATCCTGCCTAGCGGCCAAAGggaccaacaagaaaaaaaaaagcccagatcCAATTCCAACTGTCCACTCTCTTCCAGATCCCTGCTCTGTGGTGGGCAGGAAAGGAGCACTAAACCCATTGACACACCCCCTCCATGAGTTCAGAGCACCCCTGACGCATCTGCCTGCCCCTCACCTTCCATCACCTCCACCCCAAAAACCACAGCTTTGGAGTTGGAGATGGTGATGCAGTGCAGCAAGGCCTCCATGCGCAGGTGGGAATTCACAAGGGCAGTCTCCACCCCAATCTTGGCCAATCCAAGCCACAGCCCCACGTACTGATTGCGGGACTCCATGAAAAGAGCCACCACATCACCAGATCGGAAGCCTTGGCCATGGAAAAAATTGGCCACCTGGTTGGAGTACTCATCCAGCTGACGAAAGGTCCAGCTCTCGCCTGTGCCTTGGAAGATCAGCGCTGTCTTCTCTGGATACTTGCTCGCAGTCTTCTGGAAGATCTTGGCGATTGTGTTCTTCTGCCTCACATGCCTCCATACCTGCCACTTCACTCGCAATAGGACCAGCCCCGTGCTGCCAAAGGAAGGGGAGCAAGGGGGCAGCTGCTCAGTGACCCTTGCAAAACCACTTCCTCCAGCAAAGCCAGCACAGCACAAGGATCGTACTATGAGCTGCACTAGCTGCACTGTTCCAGGCCTTACTGTaggtcagcagcagctctgggtgctCCCCTGAGCCACGGGGACATAGGCAGAGGTTCTCTGCAGGTATGTTTATAGCCAGTAACTGATGAGGACCAGGAAGAGGTACGTTTTGGAAGGCTGCAGACAGGGATGTCCCCAAAGGGGCATCTCTGAGCCTCAGGTAATCTCCAAGAGGTGCCACTGCTCCCTCCCCACAAATCCTTGCCAGGAGCTGGCACAGCCTGGTACCAACTCAGAACTGTCCCTGCACAGGCACCTGGTGCCACGCCAGCAGCTTTAGGGACAGGGTGAAGTACAAGGACAGACACTAGACTTCGATCTCAGCTGAAATCTATCTTTCCTGTTAAAACTTTGACCAAGAGTTTGGTGCCACCCAGGCGCGGTAGAGGAAGATCTCCTTCCAGCCAGGCCGAGTGCCAACAGAAACCCAGGGTTGTGCAAGGAGCTGGGGGCTGCACTCAGGCATACATCAGGGCAGAgcagtggggcaggggaagggtaGATGGTCGGGCCATCCCAGCGAGGACACCTACGTGACGTCCCTTCGTATTGTCTTGATGAATATGAGGAAGAAGTCCCATCCGCCGGATCCCAGGTAGAAGATGAACAGGGCAGGAATGGCCTGGGCCCAGGACAGCTCCAGACTGACcctgaagaacagcagcagtgctgcaaaaGCAGCCAGACGCAGCATCATGgcctgcagagagagagaaaccacGGCCATCAACCTACGCACACTGGACTTGGCGATAATGAACCCATGGGCGGGGGATGCATTAGCAGCCCCCAGTTTCCCGGATGAGGTCCCTGAGTCACCACTCCTCTTGGCAGTGAGGACATaacccagcagcacagagctcccaCAGATGTAACTTTA
The Phalacrocorax aristotelis chromosome 17, bGulAri2.1, whole genome shotgun sequence genome window above contains:
- the SLC27A4 gene encoding long-chain fatty acid transport protein 4, whose product is MMLRLAAFAALLLFFRVSLELSWAQAIPALFIFYLGSGGWDFFLIFIKTIRRDVTTGLVLLRVKWQVWRHVRQKNTIAKIFQKTASKYPEKTALIFQGTGESWTFRQLDEYSNQVANFFHGQGFRSGDVVALFMESRNQYVGLWLGLAKIGVETALVNSHLRMEALLHCITISNSKAVVFGVEVMEAMQEVQPSLEKSIHLFWSGEGSPESVLPGAKHLDPLLQMAQRHQPTPPDKGFLDKLFYIYTSGTTGLPKAAIVVNCRYFRMSSLVFYGFRMRPNDVMYDCLPLYHAAGNIVGVGQCLLQGMTIVIRKKFSASHFWEDCVKYNCTIVQYIGEICRYLLNQPYQEVEQQHRVRMALGNGLRASIWREFMVRFGIAQVAEFYGATECNCSLGNFDNNVGSCGFNSRILPGVYPIGLVRVDEDTMELIRGPDGVCIPCEPGEPGQLVGRIVKSNPLQHFDGYLNQSATNKKIAKDVFTKGDIAYLTGDVLVMDKYGYMYFRDRTGDTFRWKGENVSTTEVEGTLSRILNLTDVVVYGVEIPGIEGKAGMAAIADPENSCDLEGFASELKKALPLYARPVFLRFLHEVSKTSTYKFQKTELRKQGFDPAVVKDRLYFLDSRQGCYLPLDQAAFDRIQSGEQKL